A single window of Vigna unguiculata cultivar IT97K-499-35 chromosome 1, ASM411807v1, whole genome shotgun sequence DNA harbors:
- the LOC114164305 gene encoding DNA damage-repair/toleration protein DRT100-like: MARHSLLLFAAAILAAVVAAASGCSKSDREALLGFRQALNEPYLGLFNSWTGSNCCVNWYGVSCDAATGRVTDVNLRGESEDPIFEKAGRSGYMTGKISPAICGIDTLTTLVVADWKDISGEIPACVTSLSSLRILDLIGNKLSGEIPSDIGRLNRLTVLNLADNTLAGKIPSSITQLTSLKHLDLSNNLLTGEIPKDFGNLAMLSRALLNRNQLTGSIPVSISKIYRLADLDLSVNRLTGSVPFELGKMPVLSVLNLDSNSFQGLIPESLLSNGGMGILNLSRNGFEGSIPDVFGSHSYFMALDLSYNNLKGRVPTSLASAKYIGHLDLSHNHLCGTIPVGAPFDHLEASSFGFNDCLCGNPLKTC; encoded by the coding sequence ATGGCACGCCACTCGCTCCTCCTATTTGCAGCGGCCATTCTCGCCGCCGTAGTGGCCGCCGCCAGCGGTTGCTCGAAGTCGGATAGGGAGGCGCTTCTGGGCTTCCGCCAGGCGCTGAACGAGCCCTACCTCGGCCTGTTCAACTCGTGGACGGGCTCCAACTGCTGCGTCAACTGGTACGGCGTCAGCTGCGATGCCGCCACCGGCCGCGTCACCGACGTCAACCTCCGCGGCGAGTCGGAGGACCCAATCTTCGAGAAAGCCGGTCGCTCCGGCTACATGACCGGCAAAATCTCGCCGGCAATATGCGGCATCGACACCCTCACCACCCTCGTCGTCGCTGACTGGAAGGACATCTCCGGCGAGATCCCTGCCTGCGTCACCTCCCTCTCCTCCCTCCGCATTCTCGACCTCATCGGAAACAAACTCTCCGGCGAGATCCCCTCCGATATCGGCAGACTCAACCGCCTCACCGTCCTCAACCTCGCGGACAACACCCTCGCCGGAAAAATTCCTTCTTCAATCACCCAACTCACCTCGCTCAAACACCTCGACCTCAGCAACAACCTCCTCACCGGCGAGATTCCCAAGGATTTCGGCAACCTTGCAATGCTGAGCCGAGCGCTGCTGAACCGGAACCAGTTAACCGGTTCCATACCGGTTTCAATTTCCAAGATTTACCGGCTCGCGGACTTGGACCTGTCCGTGAACCGCTTGACCGGTTCGGTTCCGTTTGAGCTCGGAAAAATGCCGGTTCTTTCCGTGCTTAATCTGGACAGCAACTCATTCCAGGGTTTAATACCCGAGAGTTTGTTGAGTAACGGGGGAATGGGTATTTTGAACCTCAGCCGAAACGGGTTTGAAGGATCCATACCCGATGTTTTCGGGTCACACTCGTATTTCATGGCTTTGGATCTGTCTTACAACAATTTAAAGGGTCGGGTACCCACATCGTTGGCATCCGCGAAGTATATCGGGCATTTGGATCTTAGTCATAACCATTTGTGCGGGACCATTCCTGTCGGGGCACCCTTCGATCACCTTGAAGCGTCATCGTTTGGGTTCAACGACTGCTTGTGTGGGAACCCGCTGAAGACATGCTAG